GTACattaaacaaattaaaataataatgacaaTTCTACTACATCATTcaattacataaacataaatataagtAATAAAATTAACTCACCAAAATCTGCCTCCGATGATTTCCTCTTCCGCCCTCTGCTATAGGCTACGCTATAATCTTTGTCCAGAAGCACTGGCATGTTAGACCTCATCTCAGCAAAACCAGCTCTAATCTGTTTAGTCAATTTGGATCTCATCTCATCGAGACGAAGATTAAAACTTGCTTTCATGTCATCTAAAGCCATATTTATATTCCTGATACATGCCCTGGTCTCAATAGATTCTGATGACAACTTAATATGCATAGACATAATGGAATCCTCCAAGGCAGTCAACCGCCGCTCGAAACGATGCTCCAAGGGCGATGGGTTGCGGGAAAGATTGAGTCCAAAGTGGACTCTAGGACCCGTACGCATAGGAGAACTGGTGCTAGAGCTGGATCTATTGAGATCACCAGAACGGGTGCCGGAAACATCCGGAGATTCATGTGCAAGAGGAGTGTGCTGGACTGATCTAACGGTACCGGAAACATCCGGAGTTGAATATGCAGAAGGCGTGTGCTGGACTGAGGGAGACTCCAGAGGGTGCTCGCTACAGATGACTGTTTGACCTTGCCTCCAGAGCTCGAGCACCTGAGTGATGACCGCATTAGGTGCAGAATCAACAAAAAGCCTGGTCGTATAATACGGTGACACTAGCTCCTCGGGAGTAGGAGTCAAAAAACCAAGACAATTCTGCATATAATTAATAACAGATCATGTTAATTAAAATGAATGTCcacaattattatattaaatcaaTTCATATTACTTACATCTATAGGACAATCACCAAAGGCTGCAGTTATATCAACACCAGTTGGGGCACGGTTTGACGGCCACGTTCTAGTCACCCACTGAAACATCCTGGGCAACATCAAACCGTCCACATCTCTTCTCCTTGCAAACCTTTGTGCCACGCTCAGATAACATTCGTAAGCGAGGATCTGTAActaaatttcaaacaatgttactAATAGAaataaagataacaaatccactttaaaatacaaaaaataatataccTGTAGAGGGAGAAAAAAACCACCCACAAGGAAGCTGCCTTCAACTTCTTTCCGACCCTGTGCCTCGGTGAGGTAATTATATCGCCCTAAAGGTCCTTCTTCAAACATCGGACCGCATCCCGATAGGCTACTCTATCCCAGGGATAATGGTTGAACCTATCCAAATTATCtacaagcctcaagtatttaggGTCGATTTTCATCCTCTTTTTCCTCGTCGCCTCACCGAACACGGCACAACAGAAGTATAGACTAGCCATCTTTATCTTTTCCACATCTATACCCGTCTCATTCTGCTCTTGGACAATAATCTTTCCCTCCAAATCACTCAAAACAATATCAAACTTACCGGGAAAGTGTGTGGTGCCAAATACACCTCTATCTGGTAAATCTTCGTGCTCTAGAGCGCAATCGAGACCAGTTATTAAACAATACTCTAACAATGAAAATCTAACTGGCCTTTTGCGCACCACCATCCACAAATCATCACTACTACTATCAACTATCTGATTACTCATTAAATATCATAGAATTTGACTGGAAATGTTAAAATCTCTATAATACCTAACCAAATTACCAAAAGGCGACTGCTCGAAAAAATGGGTTCTCTCTTCGTTGTTCAAATAGCGATGAATCTCCTCAGCAATCTCTTTGTATCTCGATTGAATTGTCAATTTGCATCGAAAAATTGTATCTCTGCCTAGTTTCCTCGGCAAATAGACATGTGACAAAAAATAAATACGTTAGTAAAGTTACGGAGAAAAATAAACCTTACAATAAATATTGTGGTCGACCAATGTTTTTGGTTGACCAATCATTTTGGTCGACCACAAAAATTGGTCGACCACACATGGTCGACCGAAAAAGGTGGTCGACCAAAAAATTTGGGCGACCATCTTTTCATGGTCGACCACCTTCGCACAAAATCAGTACGCACACACAGCAgcaaaaaaacacaaaaattcgACATAAACACTGAAGAAACAAATCGAAATAAACGCGAACATTACCACATTTTCGTTTGTCATTTAATCGATTGAGTTTGCGTGTCGCCTTTGAGAGAAAGGTTTTTCTTCTGGGAACGGAGGGTTTACGGTGAGGGAGATGGAAATTTTAACGCAGTAGACTGTTTAATCGATTGTTTAAagaatttaaacttaaaatctaGGGACAAAAATGTAAATATACCTATGtatccttttttttaaaaaaatcacattGGAGTCCCTTTTCCCTAATTTTCCCTCTTCTTGCGTCTCTCTGTCCAACCCATCATCGGATCTGCACTTTTCTCTTCCACAGCTCTGCAAACACGCGTTCCACGAACCCCAAGCCCATTTTCACCCACCCTTTGGTCTTTTCTCGTTCGCGTTACAGAGGGAGGTAGGGGGGCTGGGGGAGCTAGAACCAGTGATCTACCCGATCTTTCTGTGAATGTGATTCGGGCCGTCGCTTTTCAATGGGAGAAGGTAAGTCATGAGCAAATCTTGGGAAGAAGATGATGATGGTGAGTGCTTCCACGACTCATTCGATCGCCTCGTTTCTTCCTCCAACACTTCCTGCTCCTGCTCGCCTTACTCTTCAGAGCCCGAGGAAGAGTACGATCATCGCCCAGACTACAACCCTGAGAGTCACAATTCCGGTCAATCCCGCCCCGTGCCAAGATTTCCCTGTGGGCGTGTGCGAAAACTACGATCTTCGGACCTCCCAACCCTTGTCCGTGGAGGAGCGCCGCTTACACCTTCTCCGCCAGATGGGTCTTAGTAGGAACTCCTATCTCCTGCGCCAACGCCCCTCACGAACTGTCTTACTTTCACCTGATCACTTGAACCCTGGTGACAAATCTCAGAGTTTTAGTGGTAATTTATCCAATAGCCTTGGTTCTTCTCGGAATTGCGTTATTAGTGGTAGAGCATCTGTATCTGGAGTTGTGCGATCAAAATCAAATGCAAACTGCGATTCTGCTCTAATTTTGGAAGTTCGGTTGGATAATTCGGTTGGCAGTGACCGTGCTGGTGTGATTGATGCTGCTGTAAATAATGTTAATCAGAGTAGTGGCCTTGAATCACCGGTGAACATTTCTAGTTCTCCAGGTAAAGCACCGAAAATTAAGATTGATGTGGATGGGACACGACACGGGAGTTTTAATAGTTCAACACCTGCTTCTAAGAATGAGTTGGATGAGAGTTTGGAGCGTGATGTCGAAAGTGGAGTCTGTATGATAAAGAATCTCGATAATGGGAAAGAGTTTGTGGTGAATGAGTCGAGGGAGGATGGGATGTGGGAAAGAATCAAGGAAGTAGGAACCGAGAGGCAGTTCGCCATGGAGGAGTTTTACTCTGAGATGTCGGTTGGGACATCACCCATTGTTCAGGTGTTGATGAGGAGGCAGAATGTAGATGAGAGGAAGAAGGAAGGTTCGGATTCAAAGACTGATGGTAGCTGTGGGAGTGGATCTAAGATGAAGAGAAGAGGAAGCTGGTTGAGGAGTATGAAGAATATGGCGAATTCCGTTGCTGggattaaggataagcgaagcAGTGATGAGAGGGATACTTTTTCTGAGAAGGGCGGAAGGAGATCAAGCTCTGCCACGGATGATAGCCAAGATGTTTCCTTTCATGGGCCGGAAAGAGTTCGTGTCAGGCAGTATGGTAAGACTGTTAAAGAGCTTACGGCAATGTATAAGAGCCAGGAGATACAGGCACACAATGGATCGATTTGGACAATTAAGTTTAGCTTGGATGGTAGGTATTTGGCTAGTGCTGGTGAGGACCGTGTGGTTCATGTGTGGCAGGTTGAAGAAGCGGAGAAGAAGGGAGATTACATGTTTGATATATTTGAAGATGGGAATTTCAATCTACTGTGTCTAGCTAATGGATCACCAGAGCCCTCTTCATTGTCGTCCAATATAGATAGTCACTCCGAGATGAAGAAAAGAGGGAGGTCATCTGTAAGTAGAAAATCGTTGAGTGTTGAGCAAGTGTTGGTGCCAGATTCCCTTTTCTCTCTTGTACGTTTCAAGGTCATTCAGATGATGTTCTTGATCTCTCATGGTCCAAATCTCAGGTAAGACAATTTTTCCTTCTGTGACTGGTAGAATTCTACGATTATAATTCTATGACACCCAATGTGCAATGCAAACCTTTTACGATAATCTTTGATTACTGCCTGTTGTGGAATATATTAGTTTCTTATGTTTCGTTTTCAATACTTTTGTGCTTGGTATGATGCCCTCGGAGTTACGCTGGCCTTTCATTGTGATTCCTTGATTTTATCTTAGTCACATATGTAATGCAGCAGGTCAGAGAGCACCATAAACGTGGACAGTTCTCCATATGATAATTCCTTCTggtt
The Primulina tabacum isolate GXHZ01 chromosome 9, ASM2559414v2, whole genome shotgun sequence DNA segment above includes these coding regions:
- the LOC142555046 gene encoding LOW QUALITY PROTEIN: uncharacterized protein LOC142555046 (The sequence of the model RefSeq protein was modified relative to this genomic sequence to represent the inferred CDS: inserted 1 base in 1 codon); protein product: MMMVSASTTHSIASFLPPTLPAPARLTLQSPRKSTIIAQTTTLRVTIPVNPAPCQDFPVGVCENYDLRTSQPLSVEERRLHLLRQMGLSRNSYLLRQRPSRTVLLSPDHLNPGDKSQSFSGNLSNSLGSSRNCVISGRASVSGVVRSKSNANCDSALILEVRLDNSVGSDRAGVIDAAVNNVNQSSGLESPVNISSSPGKAPKIKIDVDGTRHGSFNSSTPASKNELDESLERDVESGVCMIKNLDNGKEFVVNESREDGMWERIKEVGTERQFAMEEFYSEMSVGTSPIVQVLMRRQNVDERKKEGSDSKTDGSCGSGSKMKRRGSWLRSMKNMANSVAGIKDKRSSDERDTFSEKGGRRSSSATDDSQDVSFHGPERVRVRQYGKTVKELTAMYKSQEIQAHNGSIWTIKFSLDGRYLASAGEDRVVHVWQVEEAEKKGDYMFDIFEDGNFNLLCLANGSPEPSSLSSNIDSHSEMKKRGRSSVSRKSLSVEQVLVPDSLFSXCTFQGHSDDVLDLSWSKSQQLLSSSMDLTVRLCDLSTTCCLKIFSHSDYVTCIQFNPVDDRYFISGSLDAKVRIWSIPDRQVVDWSDLHEMVTAACYTPDGQGALVGSYKGSCCIYNTSNNKLQEKNQINLQNKKKKSHQKKITGFQFAPGSTSEVLVTSADCRIRVIDGVELVHKFKGFHNTHRQISVSLASNRKYVISASEDSYVYVWRHEVGSQPNRSKGVSITQSYELFHFLDVSVAITWPSMTDQYEVQHSSGEQNGMVDRFEEDIIANHPTTPVEEANGSESSPLASDRSSSPFNGTPSRATNNHLFDRISRTWSEEKLITATKNHSPRVSVDYSNGFCQNRSAVGMVIVTACLRGEIRIFQNFGLPVRI